In the Populus trichocarpa isolate Nisqually-1 chromosome 1, P.trichocarpa_v4.1, whole genome shotgun sequence genome, GTTGTTATGGTCTCTGCCCATCATCTCtctctatttcattttgattttcctCACCACGCTTCTTTCTGGTGTGGAGTTGTATTAATGTAATAACTTCTAATATTTCCAGCCTGCAGTTTATGTAGCAGAAAGTGCAATTagttcatttcttcttcttcttgttggtAAGAGCCCATCTGACATAACAACAGCCGAATACAATGGGCCATGGCCATCTCTCAGTTACTACATCAACAAATTTAAGCCAGCAGAAATTATCCAAGCTGCAGTGCCAAGCCTAACAGAATCCATACATGCAGAAAGCTCCACACCAGATTTTTCCAAGAAACAGATTCAATCCGCACCAGAAGTTTCTGAAATACAGGTTCAATCTCAGTATGAACCTGAGCCTTCTACTACAAGTGTGAGCAGTGTTTCTTTGGCTAATTAAACTAGTTCAGTTTCTTGAACTgtagaaacacaatttttttttcttccacgcTGCTGACATATActcagaaaacaaagaaaaagctgTTAACAACGAGGCATGCTCAATATGTATAGCATGAACATAAACAAGCAAATAGCATTACGGTATTTTTTGcagcaacaaaaaataaaatcatgctaTCCATATCATATGTTAACAGATGGTGCTACCTATATTTTCTGTATTCACCATCAAATTGATATGTTCATAGTTACTGGTGTTTgtaagtgtatatatatatatgaattgggTTCATTATTTTGTAAGATTTGGATTAGTTGAtggaatattttaatttaatattatgataaccTTAAAGCTTCTGCATGGTTGCTCTTTGGTCTGTTTACTGGGTTCCAGTACTGGTTCCGTTCTACCATTCCTGCACCAGAAATTCTTA is a window encoding:
- the LOC7455799 gene encoding protein MAINTENANCE OF PSII UNDER HIGH LIGHT 1 isoform X1, whose translation is MLSANTCTLTSKRLFKKYTYGSKRNLKLFTIRASSDDSDCNTEECAPEKEPAVYVAESAISSFLLLLVGKSPSDITTAEYNGPWPSLSYYINKFKPAEIIQAAVPSLTESIHAESSTPDFSKKQIQSAPEVSEIQVQSQYEPEPSTTSVSSVSLAN
- the LOC7455799 gene encoding protein MAINTENANCE OF PSII UNDER HIGH LIGHT 1 isoform X3; the encoded protein is MCPRKRGWDGEFGVVGWGENQSRRDIPTAGSWLDRPAVYVAESAISSFLLLLVGKSPSDITTAEYNGPWPSLSYYINKFKPAEIIQAAVPSLTESIHAESSTPDFSKKQIQSAPEVSEIQVQSQYEPEPSTTSVSSVSLAN
- the LOC7455799 gene encoding protein MAINTENANCE OF PSII UNDER HIGH LIGHT 1 isoform X2, with product MCPRKRVGWDGEFGVVGWGENQSRRDIPTAGSWLDRPAVYVAESAISSFLLLLVGKSPSDITTAEYNGPWPSLSYYINKFKPAEIIQAAVPSLTESIHAESSTPDFSKKQIQSAPEVSEIQVQSQYEPEPSTTSVSSVSLAN